A region from the Brachyspira hampsonii genome encodes:
- a CDS encoding bile acid:sodium symporter family protein — translation MKTLKQISNFFGKYMSVIVLVVAALALFFPKSVSFIKTTYVNYLLMTAMFCMGITLKVEDFKILFTRPRDIAIGAIAQFTIMPLLSFLLSLAFRLPPELAIGVILVGTCPGGISSNVITYLAKGDVPLSVGMTSVSTILAPLATPLLTLLYAGEKIDVNAMSMFISILQVVIAPIILGFVINKFFHKFVEHFKDVLPLISVIAVVAIVAAVVSGNSKRLMQVGHLVVIVIIIHNTLGYMLGYLLGRVCQFNDAKCKTISIEVGMQNAGLASSLASTHFAYMALAAVPGAIGSVWHCISGSIVANIMAARTKK, via the coding sequence ATGAAAACATTAAAACAAATAAGTAATTTCTTTGGTAAATACATGTCAGTTATAGTATTGGTTGTAGCAGCATTAGCTTTATTTTTTCCAAAATCTGTAAGCTTTATAAAAACAACTTATGTTAACTATCTTCTTATGACTGCAATGTTCTGTATGGGCATAACATTAAAAGTAGAAGATTTCAAAATACTATTTACAAGACCTAGAGACATAGCTATAGGAGCAATAGCACAATTTACAATAATGCCTTTACTTTCATTCTTACTGTCTTTGGCATTCAGACTTCCCCCTGAGCTTGCTATAGGAGTAATACTTGTAGGTACCTGTCCAGGAGGAATATCATCAAATGTAATAACATATTTAGCTAAGGGAGATGTACCTTTATCGGTGGGTATGACTTCTGTATCTACAATACTTGCTCCTCTTGCCACCCCTCTTCTTACATTGCTGTATGCTGGTGAAAAAATAGATGTTAATGCTATGAGTATGTTTATATCAATACTTCAGGTTGTTATAGCACCTATAATATTAGGATTTGTTATAAATAAATTTTTTCATAAATTTGTTGAGCATTTTAAAGATGTGCTCCCTTTAATATCAGTTATAGCTGTTGTTGCAATAGTAGCTGCTGTAGTGTCTGGCAACTCAAAAAGACTTATGCAGGTTGGACATTTAGTAGTAATAGTTATAATAATACATAATACTTTGGGATATATGCTTGGATATTTATTAGGAAGAGTATGTCAATTTAATGATGCTAAATGCAAAACTATATCAATAGAAGTAGGAATGCAAAATGCAGGATTAGCTTCATCATTAGCTTCAACACATTTTGCTTATATGGCATTAGCTGCTGTACCGGGTGCTATAGGAAGTGTATGGCATTGCATATCTGGTTCTATAGTTGCTAATATAATGGCTGCAAGAACTAAAAAATAA
- a CDS encoding iron-containing alcohol dehydrogenase family protein: MSIENLFLTNFSIGSDAYKDIYDICSNYGKKAVIIAGKKSIQASIELILNNTKDISITGMLHYGGNSTFENVDLLKNKKAVIEADMIFAVGGGRSLDTSKVLADMMNKPIFTFPTLASNSAAVTSLSVVYDNDGSFREMFSLKRPPLHTFINTDIILNSPENYFIAGIGNALSKQYEALFYTRNENLNYRNFLGIEIIKNCSNDILKYYSEAVNDFRNKKSSDALNRVVLHIIYTAGLTSVMAGYNYHIYLHNGLTKLKRMGEKFLHGELVSYGILLLLTMDKQYEAREDIFKFNKSMSLPTCLKDIGINKSSLEDEDINTALGAKDISSYGVDKEMILKAILDLEEFNNSKYINK, encoded by the coding sequence ATGAGTATAGAAAATTTATTTTTAACAAACTTTAGTATAGGAAGCGATGCTTATAAAGATATATACGATATATGTTCAAATTACGGAAAAAAGGCTGTAATAATAGCAGGTAAAAAATCTATTCAGGCATCAATAGAGTTGATATTAAATAATACAAAAGACATAAGTATAACAGGTATGCTTCATTATGGAGGAAATTCAACTTTTGAAAATGTTGATTTACTTAAAAATAAAAAAGCTGTAATAGAAGCCGACATGATATTTGCAGTAGGAGGAGGAAGATCATTAGATACCTCAAAAGTTTTAGCAGATATGATGAATAAGCCTATATTTACATTTCCTACATTAGCTTCCAACTCTGCTGCTGTTACTTCTTTATCTGTTGTTTATGATAATGACGGAAGTTTTAGAGAGATGTTTAGTTTGAAAAGGCCGCCTTTACACACATTTATAAATACGGATATAATATTAAACTCTCCGGAAAATTATTTCATAGCTGGTATTGGAAATGCACTTTCTAAACAGTATGAAGCATTATTCTACACAAGAAATGAAAATTTAAATTATAGAAATTTCTTAGGTATTGAAATCATAAAAAACTGTTCTAATGATATATTAAAATATTATTCAGAAGCAGTAAATGATTTTAGAAATAAAAAATCATCAGATGCTCTAAACAGAGTAGTACTTCATATAATATACACTGCTGGATTAACTTCTGTAATGGCAGGATATAATTATCATATATATTTGCATAACGGATTAACAAAATTAAAAAGAATGGGAGAAAAATTCCTGCATGGAGAATTAGTATCTTATGGAATATTACTTCTTCTTACTATGGACAAACAATATGAGGCAAGAGAGGATATTTTTAAATTTAATAAATCAATGTCTCTTCCAACATGCTTAAAAGATATAGGAATAAATAAATCAAGTTTAGAAGATGAAGATATTAATACGGCATTAGGTGCTAAAGATATAAGTTCGTATGGAGTTGACAAAGAAATGATATTAAAAGCTATTCTTGATTTAGAAGAATTCAATAATAGTAAGTACATAAATAAATAA
- a CDS encoding bile acid:sodium symporter family protein, protein MKTLKQISNFFGKYMAVIVLIVAAVSLFFPKTVSFIKTSYVNYLLMIVMFGMGLTLKLEDFKVVFTRPKDIIIGAIAQFTIMPLLAYLLSIVFKLPPELAVGVILVGTCPGGTSSNVMTYLANGDVALSVGMTSVSTILAPFATPLLTLLYAGQKVDVNAVSMFISIVQVVILPIFLGFLINKFFYKFTSSIKEILPLISVLAIVAIVAAVVSANSQRLMQVGYLVIIVVVLHNCLGYLLGYLLGKLFRLSNSKCKAVSIEVGMQNSGLATSLAATHFASMALATVPGAIFSVWHNISGSIVANIMASKIKD, encoded by the coding sequence ATGAAAACATTAAAACAAATAAGCAACTTCTTTGGGAAGTATATGGCTGTAATCGTATTAATAGTAGCTGCTGTATCATTATTCTTTCCAAAAACAGTAAGTTTCATAAAGACAAGTTATGTTAACTATCTCTTAATGATAGTAATGTTTGGTATGGGGCTTACATTAAAACTTGAAGATTTTAAAGTAGTATTTACAAGACCAAAAGACATTATAATAGGAGCCATAGCTCAGTTTACAATAATGCCTTTACTTGCATATTTACTTTCTATTGTATTTAAACTTCCTCCGGAACTTGCTGTAGGAGTTATACTTGTAGGAACTTGTCCGGGAGGCACTTCTTCAAATGTTATGACATATTTAGCAAATGGGGATGTTGCATTATCTGTGGGTATGACTTCTGTATCAACAATACTTGCACCATTCGCTACCCCTCTTCTTACACTTCTATATGCAGGGCAAAAAGTAGATGTTAATGCTGTCAGTATGTTTATATCAATAGTTCAGGTTGTTATACTTCCTATATTCTTGGGTTTTTTAATAAATAAATTCTTTTACAAGTTTACAAGCAGTATAAAAGAAATACTTCCATTAATATCAGTACTTGCGATTGTAGCAATAGTAGCTGCTGTAGTATCTGCCAACTCTCAAAGATTAATGCAGGTTGGTTATTTAGTTATAATAGTAGTTGTACTTCATAATTGTTTGGGATACTTGCTAGGTTATTTATTAGGCAAATTATTCAGATTAAGCAATTCCAAATGCAAGGCTGTATCAATAGAAGTTGGAATGCAGAACTCAGGACTTGCAACTTCTTTGGCGGCAACACATTTTGCATCTATGGCATTAGCAACAGTACCGGGAGCAATATTCAGCGTATGGCATAATATATCAGGATCAATAGTAGCTAATATAATGGCTTCAAAAATAAAAGATTAG
- the thiM gene encoding hydroxyethylthiazole kinase encodes MSTLQNEISKAITDMKAKSPLVHNITNYVVMQITANALLAVGASPVMTFEKEEFEDMLSIASSLVINIGTLTKTSIEAMHSACEIANKKNVPFVLDPVGAGATKLRTQTAIDIIKNYNPKVIRGNASEIMVLAGESIKTKGVDSTANVNMALEAGKHLAREYNTVVSISGETDIITDGNRVLYVNGGSPLMPLNTGMGCTSTAITAAMLAVSNPLIAASSAMCIMAEAGEMASKKADAPASFAVSFIDELYKLNISNASNRVRE; translated from the coding sequence ATGAGTACATTACAAAATGAAATATCCAAAGCAATTACAGATATGAAAGCTAAAAGCCCATTGGTTCATAACATTACAAATTATGTTGTTATGCAAATTACAGCTAATGCTCTTCTTGCAGTGGGGGCTTCTCCTGTTATGACATTTGAAAAAGAAGAGTTTGAAGATATGCTTTCTATAGCTTCATCACTTGTTATTAACATAGGTACTTTGACAAAAACTTCTATAGAGGCTATGCATAGTGCATGCGAGATAGCAAATAAAAAAAATGTTCCTTTTGTACTTGATCCTGTTGGAGCAGGTGCAACAAAACTTAGAACTCAAACTGCTATAGATATAATCAAAAATTATAATCCCAAAGTAATAAGAGGAAATGCTTCTGAAATAATGGTTCTTGCAGGTGAGAGCATTAAAACTAAAGGAGTAGACAGCACTGCCAATGTTAATATGGCTTTGGAAGCTGGTAAACATTTAGCTAGAGAGTATAATACAGTTGTAAGCATAAGCGGAGAAACTGATATTATAACAGATGGAAATAGAGTTTTGTATGTAAATGGAGGCTCTCCTTTAATGCCTTTAAATACTGGTATGGGCTGTACTTCTACTGCAATTACTGCTGCTATGCTTGCGGTATCAAATCCTTTAATTGCTGCTTCTTCTGCTATGTGTATAATGGCTGAGGCTGGAGAGATGGCTTCAAAAAAGGCAGACGCTCCTGCTAGTTTTGCTGTTTCATTTATTGATGAACTTTATAAACTTAATATAAGTAATGCTTCTAATAGGGTGAGAGAATAA
- a CDS encoding YjiH family protein: MDNVSNSESILKDNYSVIKYSKSSYLKFIILSAVGVFMFFITININGVKSIPIDHLVSFIRKIPFVEPYYGIIITMLGGIYPFINKSWNKNKTEIVFSFIKLLAIPFVIMAYFKLGPADFHKPNMLPFSYRLLTQVAVLIPIGAVCLSFLIDYGLMAFVGIFMRYIMRPIWKTPGMSSIDALASFIGSYSVGLLITNKVYKEGYYSTKEACIIATGFSTVSTTFMVVVAKTLGVIDKWNIYFWGTLAITFIVTAITVRLYPLRNKSNKGYLNRDVIEEPKFTGGNIFKKALDEGVKVADKQNNFLDNILKNLKEGLLISISIMPNFMAITFIGLLIVNYTPLFDFVSYIFLPFTKLLGLGNEAYTVAKACSITIVEMFSSSSIIMDSSQLAKSVIAIVCVSEILYFAAPIPCMLATDIPIRIRDIIIIWIERIIFSLVLAVPFAYLFLV, encoded by the coding sequence ATGGATAATGTTTCAAATTCTGAAAGTATTTTAAAAGATAATTATTCGGTAATTAAATATAGCAAATCATCTTATTTAAAATTTATTATTCTAAGTGCCGTTGGTGTTTTTATGTTTTTTATAACCATAAATATTAATGGTGTAAAATCAATACCAATAGATCATTTAGTGAGTTTTATAAGAAAGATTCCATTTGTAGAGCCTTATTATGGTATAATTATCACTATGCTAGGTGGAATATATCCTTTTATTAATAAGTCTTGGAATAAGAATAAAACAGAGATAGTATTTTCATTTATAAAACTTTTGGCAATACCATTTGTTATAATGGCATATTTCAAATTAGGACCTGCTGATTTCCATAAACCGAATATGCTTCCTTTTTCTTATAGATTATTAACACAGGTTGCAGTTTTAATTCCTATAGGGGCGGTATGTTTATCATTTCTTATTGATTATGGTCTTATGGCTTTTGTTGGAATATTTATGCGTTATATAATGCGTCCTATTTGGAAAACTCCGGGTATGTCATCAATAGATGCTTTAGCTTCTTTTATAGGCAGTTATTCAGTAGGACTTCTAATCACTAATAAAGTTTATAAAGAGGGATACTATTCTACAAAAGAAGCATGCATAATAGCTACAGGATTTTCTACAGTATCAACTACATTTATGGTTGTTGTTGCTAAAACTCTTGGAGTTATAGATAAATGGAATATATACTTCTGGGGAACTTTGGCTATTACATTTATAGTTACAGCAATTACAGTTAGACTTTATCCTTTGAGAAATAAATCTAATAAAGGTTATTTGAATAGAGATGTAATTGAAGAGCCAAAATTTACAGGAGGCAATATTTTTAAAAAGGCATTAGACGAAGGTGTAAAAGTAGCTGATAAACAAAATAATTTTTTAGACAATATATTAAAGAATCTTAAAGAAGGTTTATTGATATCAATATCCATAATGCCTAATTTTATGGCTATAACTTTTATAGGATTATTGATAGTTAATTATACTCCTTTGTTTGATTTTGTAAGTTATATATTTCTCCCTTTTACTAAACTATTAGGATTAGGAAATGAGGCTTATACTGTTGCAAAAGCATGTTCTATAACAATAGTAGAAATGTTTTCTTCTTCAAGCATTATTATGGATTCAAGTCAATTAGCTAAAAGTGTAATAGCTATAGTATGCGTTTCAGAAATACTTTATTTTGCAGCACCTATTCCTTGTATGCTTGCTACCGACATACCAATAAGAATAAGAGATATAATTATAATATGGATAGAGAGAATAATATTTTCTTTAGTTTTGGCGGTGCCTTTTGCTTATTTATTTTTGGTGTAG
- a CDS encoding DUF285 domain-containing protein, with the protein MKYIPKYKFELLDYVKDENINLVDIDTSNIIDMSYLFEESKRKNFGGIETWNVSNTADMKCMFKNAEYFNADLCSWNVSKVIDMTEMFSNTKYFNCDLTSWNIDNVKYFEDIFENADSFKHIKTILKFYNKCKSRNYKKKLQSMLETFDIK; encoded by the coding sequence ATGAAATACATACCAAAGTATAAATTTGAATTATTGGATTATGTAAAAGATGAAAATATAAATCTTGTTGATATAGATACTAGCAATATAATTGATATGTCTTATTTATTTGAAGAGAGTAAAAGAAAAAATTTTGGAGGCATAGAAACTTGGAATGTATCTAATACAGCTGATATGAAATGCATGTTTAAAAATGCTGAATATTTCAATGCTGATTTATGTTCTTGGAATGTGTCTAAGGTTATTGATATGACTGAGATGTTTAGTAATACAAAATATTTTAACTGTGATTTAACTTCTTGGAATATTGATAATGTCAAATACTTTGAAGATATTTTTGAAAATGCTGATTCATTCAAACATATAAAAACTATTTTGAAATTTTATAATAAATGTAAAAGCAGAAATTATAAAAAGAAACTTCAGTCAATGTTAGAAACTTTTGATATAAAATAG
- a CDS encoding HsdM family class I SAM-dependent methyltransferase — translation MQEEYTKESFDYLKNTDIEKRKRLGQYFTPKSIRDLLLKRLVSISEKKDNVKILDPACGSGEFLLSCKEYFNDANLYGFEIDESLVSISKKLINNADIKCIDTLKLDTEKSVKYDYVIGNPPYFEFKPEKETNKKYSDIISGRVNIFSIFIKLGLELLEDGGYLAYVVPPSMNNGAFFSKLREYIMKISSVEYLHIVEGSDNFYMANQKVMLLILKKTKSHKNKKYIFSKNGITIFTEDKVFLNKSYKDTISLKEIGYEVKTGSIAWNKYKENLTEDKNNAIPLIYSSNIVNGKIVIPNKRKLQYIKNISKDLIIKNNVIAVNRITGSHKNINIKSAVVKEKEFVCENHVNVIYPLENYNKAYTLEYIYNALNDKNNIKVLSLITGNTQVSKTELERLLPIKIIDKV, via the coding sequence ATGCAGGAAGAGTATACTAAAGAAAGTTTTGATTATCTTAAAAATACTGATATAGAAAAAAGAAAAAGACTAGGGCAGTACTTTACACCCAAAAGTATAAGAGATTTACTTTTAAAAAGATTGGTATCTATTTCAGAAAAAAAAGATAATGTAAAAATATTAGATCCTGCATGCGGAAGCGGGGAGTTTCTTTTATCATGCAAAGAATATTTTAATGATGCTAATCTTTATGGTTTTGAGATTGATGAAAGTTTAGTTTCTATTTCAAAAAAATTAATAAATAATGCTGATATAAAATGCATAGATACTTTAAAATTAGATACAGAAAAATCTGTAAAATATGATTATGTTATAGGTAATCCTCCTTACTTTGAGTTTAAGCCTGAAAAAGAAACAAATAAAAAATATTCTGATATAATAAGCGGAAGAGTTAATATATTTTCTATATTTATAAAATTAGGTTTAGAGCTTTTAGAAGACGGAGGATATTTAGCTTATGTTGTGCCTCCTTCTATGAATAACGGGGCTTTTTTCAGCAAGTTAAGAGAATATATCATGAAGATAAGTAGTGTTGAGTATTTGCATATTGTAGAGGGTTCTGATAATTTTTATATGGCAAATCAAAAGGTTATGCTTTTAATACTTAAAAAAACTAAAAGTCATAAAAATAAAAAATATATATTCTCAAAAAATGGTATTACAATATTTACAGAGGATAAAGTATTTTTAAATAAATCATATAAAGATACTATAAGTTTAAAAGAAATAGGTTATGAGGTGAAAACAGGAAGTATTGCTTGGAATAAATATAAAGAAAATCTAACAGAAGATAAAAATAATGCCATACCTTTAATATATTCATCAAATATAGTTAATGGAAAAATAGTGATACCAAATAAGAGAAAACTTCAGTATATAAAAAATATTTCAAAAGATTTGATAATAAAAAATAATGTTATAGCAGTTAATAGAATAACAGGCTCTCATAAAAACATTAATATAAAATCGGCAGTAGTAAAAGAAAAAGAGTTTGTATGTGAAAATCATGTCAATGTTATATATCCTTTGGAAAATTATAATAAAGCCTATACATTGGAGTATATTTATAATGCTTTAAATGATAAAAACAATATAAAAGTATTAAGTCTTATAACAGGAAACACTCAGGTATCAAAAACAGAATTAGAAAGACTTCTTCCTATAAAGATTATTGATAAGGTATAA
- a CDS encoding type II restriction endonuclease: MLSDIFIDIQKNKKEWLKSKEGDEFEDRFESSLKRHGFNRRVSSDKDIKNILSSIKNDILDKSSDKVIDNVYALEDKSMENCFICQPYGSQNFPDFLIFTAKKIIAIEIKYSSGKSSSPMWNSNLPKSNAIYIFGSYGRGDVTFFIGDDVLPMNERNELIKFFEEIKKLEDNFKNKMKKESKNNLFAYKFDRGFNVYVRRAYEQNKTINDNAKIDYFLHEDRIKCENNVIEFCNSL; the protein is encoded by the coding sequence ATGCTTAGTGATATTTTTATTGATATACAAAAAAATAAAAAAGAATGGCTTAAAAGTAAAGAGGGTGATGAATTTGAGGACAGATTTGAATCATCTTTAAAACGGCATGGATTTAATAGGAGAGTTTCTTCTGATAAAGATATAAAAAATATCCTTTCATCTATAAAAAATGATATTTTGGATAAAAGCTCTGATAAAGTGATTGATAATGTTTATGCTTTAGAAGATAAGAGTATGGAGAATTGCTTTATATGTCAGCCTTACGGCAGTCAGAATTTTCCAGACTTCCTAATTTTTACAGCCAAAAAAATTATAGCTATAGAAATAAAGTACAGCAGCGGTAAATCTTCTAGCCCTATGTGGAATAGTAATTTACCTAAATCAAACGCTATTTATATATTCGGTTCTTACGGAAGAGGCGATGTTACTTTCTTTATAGGAGATGATGTTCTTCCTATGAATGAGAGAAATGAGTTAATAAAATTTTTTGAAGAGATAAAGAAACTTGAAGATAATTTTAAAAATAAAATGAAAAAAGAAAGTAAAAATAATTTGTTTGCATATAAATTTGACAGAGGTTTTAATGTGTATGTTAGACGAGCTTATGAACAGAACAAAACTATAAATGATAATGCCAAAATAGATTATTTTCTTCATGAAGATAGAATAAAATGCGAAAATAATGTAATAGAGTTTTGTAATAGTTTATAA
- a CDS encoding glycoside hydrolase family 10 protein, with amino-acid sequence MNKIIAVISLTILLVTSCQTLNIVIPNDVRKMLAKNIDEDRSINPIYREFRAAWISSVANIDWPLKGASESEQKKLIVKHLDTLYENNFNALFIQVKPDAGVIFKSEINPTTRYFFGSKSSDERDDYPFKTDMLEFIIEEAHKRNLEVHAWFNPYRISLTYDKTKSYKEQFSKKNFIHTYVSNNLEPIYWYDNRLYLDPGEPISAKYITDSVIEVVENYDVDGIHFDDYFYQNAARGKTYKDWPDKASAEKYGAKRGYDITNKSYDDYGVNGLYAWRRDNINRLVSDLYKEIKSRKPYVKWTISPAGVWRNKEKLAEYAGSRYGSDTKSYNPNFDALHADVLLWMLNGEKTSSLNNASRKDGLNRMYIDAIIPQVYWSSQHKTAPFDTIAKWWVNEAKKSNNEKLADIYIGHALYRMGSATNIEPWQDIDLMSKQINYIRNVGKGYIKGSSFFTMHNMYRKDRDTGNFGNDAVKYIKENNYIFKAIVPTMNTMKDMNKPPLKLENPSIKKVFGGIEITFTDPNEYKLDKYGHLLPSYSSYYAVYRETIGEIGIELIDKIRRTDFNANSKVTYKDKTVNSKQTYIYYVTALDRIHNESEYLTIIND; translated from the coding sequence ATGAATAAAATCATTGCAGTAATATCTTTAACCATACTATTAGTAACATCATGTCAGACTTTGAATATTGTCATACCAAATGATGTAAGAAAAATGCTTGCTAAAAATATTGATGAAGATAGAAGCATAAATCCTATTTACAGAGAGTTCAGAGCAGCTTGGATATCATCTGTAGCTAATATTGACTGGCCTTTGAAAGGAGCAAGCGAATCTGAACAGAAAAAACTTATTGTAAAACATTTAGATACATTATACGAAAATAATTTTAATGCTTTATTCATACAGGTAAAACCAGATGCTGGGGTAATATTTAAATCAGAAATAAATCCTACTACAAGATATTTTTTCGGCTCAAAATCAAGCGATGAAAGAGATGATTACCCATTTAAAACAGATATGCTAGAATTTATAATTGAAGAAGCCCATAAAAGAAATTTAGAAGTTCATGCTTGGTTTAATCCATACAGAATATCTTTAACTTATGATAAAACTAAAAGCTATAAAGAACAATTCTCCAAAAAGAATTTTATTCATACTTATGTTTCCAATAATTTAGAGCCGATTTATTGGTATGACAACAGACTTTATTTAGATCCCGGTGAACCTATAAGTGCAAAGTATATTACAGATTCAGTTATAGAAGTAGTTGAAAATTATGATGTAGACGGTATACATTTCGATGATTATTTTTATCAGAATGCTGCAAGAGGAAAAACTTATAAAGATTGGCCTGATAAAGCAAGTGCTGAAAAATATGGTGCTAAAAGAGGATACGATATTACAAATAAATCCTATGATGATTATGGTGTAAATGGACTTTATGCTTGGAGAAGAGATAATATCAACAGACTTGTAAGCGATTTATATAAAGAAATAAAATCAAGAAAGCCTTATGTAAAATGGACTATTTCACCTGCAGGAGTGTGGAGAAATAAAGAAAAATTAGCCGAATATGCGGGAAGCAGATACGGAAGCGATACAAAATCATATAATCCTAACTTTGATGCTTTGCATGCTGATGTTCTTTTATGGATGCTTAACGGAGAAAAAACTTCTAGTTTGAATAATGCTTCAAGAAAAGACGGATTAAACAGAATGTATATTGACGCCATAATACCTCAAGTATATTGGAGTTCACAGCATAAAACAGCACCTTTTGATACAATAGCAAAATGGTGGGTTAATGAAGCAAAAAAATCAAATAATGAAAAACTTGCCGACATATATATAGGACATGCTTTATACAGAATGGGAAGTGCTACTAATATAGAGCCTTGGCAGGATATTGATTTAATGTCAAAACAAATAAATTATATAAGAAATGTAGGAAAAGGATATATTAAAGGCTCTTCATTTTTTACAATGCATAACATGTATAGAAAAGACAGAGATACAGGAAATTTTGGAAATGATGCTGTTAAATATATAAAAGAAAATAATTATATATTTAAAGCAATAGTACCTACAATGAACACAATGAAAGATATGAATAAACCTCCTTTGAAATTAGAAAACCCAAGCATTAAAAAAGTTTTCGGAGGAATCGAAATAACATTCACAGATCCTAATGAATATAAGCTGGATAAATACGGACATCTTCTCCCTTCATATTCTTCATACTATGCAGTATACAGAGAAACTATAGGAGAAATCGGAATAGAATTGATAGACAAAATAAGAAGAACTGATTTTAATGCAAACTCAAAAGTAACATACAAAGATAAAACAGTAAATTCAAAGCAGACTTATATATATTATGTTACAGCTTTGGATAGAATACATAATGAAAGCGAATACCTTACTATAATAAATGATTGA
- a CDS encoding ABC transporter permease: protein MKNSISKKLAPLIEFFEEFKKDKTGVVGLCILVLAIMVSLIEPLLLTYKEAPKRWRDITYWQDNPASAAPEWLNFFQREKSAITTDIKPISVETNYIDGELNYKAVFEYDYKFDKSPVDLIFHANVNGSTGLIWNVTRPDGAVITLSDSLHNISGDLRISSFNDSKNRIFRFYRDSVPRILARQIDTITTNPMKILFNTKKDDMAKNFQALKGIYKFEVSGKFAGDNSSFEDPYIVLVGSMSGIMGTDNMKRDIFSGLVSGLKWALFIGIATSFISVIIGVMYGIISAYFGGFVDNAMQFIYQIFIGIPVLPVMIVISAIFKPSIWTMITMMIFFSWTGSVMTVRSMAMQLKEETYIEAARTIGAGHFRIIFNHLAPLLLPFSFASMALAVPSAIVYESSLSLLGLGDASIVTWGQILHDAMKGSAVLSGLWWWIIPPGILIAILGMSFAFLGFALDKILHPKLRSR, encoded by the coding sequence ATGAAAAATAGTATAAGTAAAAAACTTGCTCCATTAATAGAATTTTTTGAAGAGTTCAAAAAAGATAAGACAGGAGTTGTGGGGTTATGCATACTTGTTTTGGCTATTATGGTGTCATTGATTGAGCCTTTGCTTTTAACCTATAAAGAAGCTCCTAAACGATGGAGAGATATCACATATTGGCAGGACAATCCGGCTTCAGCAGCTCCAGAGTGGCTTAATTTTTTTCAAAGAGAAAAGTCGGCTATTACAACTGATATAAAGCCTATAAGTGTTGAAACTAATTATATAGACGGAGAATTAAATTATAAAGCAGTATTTGAATACGATTATAAATTTGATAAATCTCCTGTTGATTTAATTTTTCATGCCAATGTCAATGGTTCTACAGGATTAATTTGGAATGTTACAAGACCGGATGGGGCAGTGATTACATTATCAGATAGTTTACATAATATAAGCGGCGATTTAAGAATATCATCATTCAATGATTCAAAAAATAGAATATTCAGGTTTTACAGAGATTCTGTACCTAGAATACTTGCAAGACAGATTGACACCATAACAACTAATCCTATGAAAATACTTTTTAATACTAAAAAAGATGATATGGCAAAGAATTTTCAGGCATTGAAAGGCATTTACAAATTTGAAGTGAGCGGTAAATTTGCAGGAGATAATTCTAGTTTTGAAGATCCTTACATTGTATTGGTAGGTTCTATGTCTGGTATAATGGGTACGGATAATATGAAAAGAGATATATTTTCCGGTTTAGTATCCGGACTTAAATGGGCATTATTTATAGGAATAGCTACAAGTTTTATATCGGTTATAATTGGTGTAATGTATGGAATAATATCGGCATATTTCGGAGGATTTGTTGATAATGCTATGCAGTTTATTTATCAGATATTTATAGGAATACCTGTTCTTCCTGTGATGATAGTTATAAGTGCAATATTCAAGCCTAGTATATGGACTATGATAACGATGATGATATTTTTTTCTTGGACGGGTTCAGTTATGACGGTTCGTTCTATGGCTATGCAGTTAAAAGAAGAAACCTATATTGAGGCGGCACGAACTATTGGAGCAGGACATTTTAGAATAATATTCAATCATTTAGCTCCATTACTTTTGCCTTTTTCATTTGCTTCTATGGCTTTGGCTGTACCTTCTGCTATAGTGTATGAATCTTCTTTATCATTGCTTGGACTTGGTGATGCTTCAATAGTTACTTGGGGACAGATTTTACATGATGCTATGAAAGGTTCTGCTGTGCTTTCTGGTCTTTGGTGGTGGATAATACCTCCGGGAATATTAATTGCTATTTTGGGTATGTCATTTGCATTTTTGGGATTTGCTCTTGATAAAATACTTCACCCTAAACTTAGAAGCAGATAA